The genomic stretch CAACAATCCAAAAGTTTCTTTTTTTTTTTTATGTTATGTTTTCTTCTGATTCAAATAAAAATTGTTACAAGCTTTCTGGTATGAAAAAAAACAAAAAAGTATGCGACACTAAAATGAAACTAGGTTCCTTATAGATCAGATAAAATTGGAAATACCCTCTTTTTCATACTACTCTTTCTATATATAATTAAATGATTCAAAAAAATTGCATATGGAATTCAAAATACCATGCTATTATTACTTTGGTTTTTATGGCGAAGGTATAGTATATATAGATAGATAGATATCTATTCTAGATATTCTCAAAAAAAAGAATCATTGGCGCCAAGCGTGAGGAAATGCAAGACGTTTGGTAATTGTGCCTCCTGCCAAAAGAAAGGATCCCATTGAAGCAGCTAATCCCAGACATACTGTCTGTACATCTGGTTGTACAAATTGCATAGTATCATAAATAGCTATTCCAGGTATTACCCACCCCCCCGGAGAGTTTATAAACAGAGACAATTCTTTATTCTCTTTCTCTATGCTCAGATAGATCATAAGACTAATAAGTTGATTCGATATTTCACTATCAACATCTTGACCTAAAAAAAGTAATCTTTCTCGATAAAGTCGATTGATTAGGATTCCATTTTTTCCTTAAAAGCCGTACATGCACCTTTTGATGCATACAGTTCATCAAAAATTCTATAAGCAAAAAAGGAATCAATGTGTCGATTTGAATCTTTCTCTTTTTCTAATGGATTTCTTCGAACTAAAAAAAAAGAAGAATATACTTAATTTAGTGAACTATCTTCTCATTGATGTATTGCTTTCATCGAGATCGAAGCCGAATCACAATGTAATTTTCTTGTTTCTGAATGGACTTTTTCAATTCTTTTAGGTTTCTTTTCTACTCTGAGTAAAGATCTGCCCGATTTGGATTTGCACATATAGAACAAATATTCCAAAACTATGTATTTTTGTTAGAACTTCTTCCTTTGCTGAATTGAGTAATGTTTTCTTTCTGTAAAATACAATATATGGATATCATAGAAGTAGTGATCATAGAAATATTACCAATTGGTTTTTTCTACACAGAGCCTGGGTACTTTATTTTATTGGTCCAATTAAGCCAACCATAAATTATTCATAATTTCGAGTAATAATCTGGAAATTTTCTCTAAAAATGAAAAAATCGATAGAATAGTACTTCATTACACTTCACGCTCCCCATTTTTTTATCTTTATTATTGAATCATTCTCTTTTGGGGGTGAAAGAGGGGATATCTCGATCGGGGGAGAAAACGGGTAAATCCCATATAACCTACTATATCTGACAAGTCGCACTATATATCAATCCAAACTGCATCTCTATCCCCGGGGAGTCGAAAGGGTACTCTTGGAACACCAATGGGCATAAAATGGACAAATAATAAAGTCATATATCTCACTTTAGTGTGGAAACGTAAGAATTAGCTTATCGTGTTAAAAATGATTGACTTTATTTTAGATTAATATTGCTTTTTTTTAGAAAAAAGAATACTAAAAAAAGTCAAGTTGTTACAAATGGGTCATTGGGGTGATAAGCGAATATGTCTGCATTTACTTATTTAAATAGTCATAGAGAAAGTTGTCAACCCCTCTCGTCTCCCCACCATTGCGTATTGTTACTTATCCGGTATAGAATAAATCTGTTTCTTTGATTTCTACAAATATGATTGTTCTATTTTCCAAGAGAATATACTGAAAGGCTATATTCATTTTTTTCCAGTGCAATAAAGTTACATAGTGTCTATTTTTTGTTGAAGGGGTATTTTTTCATGGGTTTACC from Vigna angularis chloroplast DNA, complete sequence encodes the following:
- the clpP gene encoding clp protease proteolytic subunit: MPIGVPRVPFRLPGDRDAVWIDILINRLYRERLLFLGQDVDSEISNQLISLMIYLSIEKENKELSLFINSPGGWVIPGIAIYDTMQFVQPDVQTVCLGLAASMGSFLLAGGTITKRLAFPHAMIHQPASSFYEAQAGEFVLEAEELLKMRETITRVYVQRTGKPLWVISDDMERDVFMSAAEAQAHGIVDLVAV